The region TCACCGATCATGGCGGGGTCAAGGATGGCCAATCCAGCAATTAGTCCCAAAGCACCCAAGATGCAGATGGGAAACATGTAAAGAATGTCATTGGGCCAGGCCGGCTCACCGTAATAATTGTGGCCCATGCCTTTGGCCAGTTTGGCCCGCAAATCGGGATCGCTGAGATCCGGTTTTTTGATAATGCTCATGGGGCGGAGGCTCCAAGTTAAGGTTTTTTAGGGATTTTCTAGATTCTCTAATCTGTTTCAATATTCAACAATTTGGCAACGGTTGAAACGAAATTGCCCTATCAAATCAGATTAGTAGGGGGATAGAAATTACAAAGGACCAGAAATGCCTTGTTTGCGGATCATCAGGAAGTGCAATAGCAACAACACGGCGATCGCCCAGGGCAGGACAAAGGTGTGGAGGCTGTAGAAACGGGTCAAGGTAGCCTGACCAACACTTTCACTACCCCGCATGAGGGTCACCAATTGATCCCCAACCACGGGAATGGCGGCCGGTACACCGGACACAATTTTCACTGCCCAGTAGCCCACTTGGTCCCAGGGGAGAGAGTAACCGGTTACCCCAAAGGTAACAGTGGTGACGGCTAGCATCACGCCGACAACCCAGGTCAATTCCCGGGGTTTTTTGAAACCACCGGTAAGGTAAACCCGGAAAAC is a window of Synechocystis sp. PCC 7338 DNA encoding:
- the petB gene encoding cytochrome b6, which produces MFSKEVTESKVFQWFNDRLEVQAISDDIASKYVPPHVNIFYCLGGLTLTCFLIQFATGFAMTFYYKPTVTEAFASVQYIMNEVNFGWLIRSIHRWSASMMVLMMILHVFRVYLTGGFKKPRELTWVVGVMLAVTTVTFGVTGYSLPWDQVGYWAVKIVSGVPAAIPVVGDQLVTLMRGSESVGQATLTRFYSLHTFVLPWAIAVLLLLHFLMIRKQGISGPL